In Scomber japonicus isolate fScoJap1 chromosome 19, fScoJap1.pri, whole genome shotgun sequence, a single genomic region encodes these proteins:
- the macir gene encoding macrophage immunometabolism regulator, which produces MSVKMEMDINGASRAHVSILPAADIKATLKAETERPRCASTPCSPIRGTVAGYQILHMDSNYLVGFTTGEELLKLAHKWSESTPEKGLLSEAVPSSIQTTVPKSMDSGIHRSSRISKAKSRLYQPYDIPAANGRRRRCMPSSSDTFLRSLAHGEPGRGLHAPLPLCLLKGKRTQSKSLDYLNLDKISIKESSDTEVLQYQLQHLTLRGERMFTRNKT; this is translated from the coding sequence ATGTCTGTAAAGATGGAAATGGATATCAATGGAGCATCAAGGGCACATGTCTCAATTCTACCTGCTGCTGACATCAAAGCCACATtgaaagcagaaacagaaagacCTCGCTGTGCCAGCACACCCTGTTCACCCATCAGAGGTACTGTTGCAGGATACCAGATCCTCCACATGGACTCAAACTATCTGGTTGGTTTCACCACTGGCGAGGAGCTGCTCAAATTGGCTCACAAGTGGTCAGAAAGCACTCCAGAGAAGGGTTTATTATCAGAGGCTGTGCCCAGTTCCATCCAAACCACTGTCCCAAAGTCGATGGACTCTGGCATCCACCGGTCTTCACGAATCTCCAAAGCCAAAAGTCGCTTATACCAGCCGTACGACATTCCTGCCGCCAATGGGCGGAGGCGGAGGTGTATGCCCAGCTCGAGTGACACCTTCCTCAGGTCCCTGGCCCACGGGGAGCCTGGGAGGGGTCTGCATGCGCCACTTCCCCTGTGTCTCCTTAAAGGGAAGAGGACCCAATCCAAGTCTCTGGACTACCTTAATCTGGACAAAATAAGTATCAAAGAGTCATCAGACACTGAGGTGTTACAGTACCAACTGCAGCACCTCACCTTGCGAGGGGAGCGGATGTTCACCAGAAACAAGACATAA